From Cucumis melo cultivar AY chromosome 3, USDA_Cmelo_AY_1.0, whole genome shotgun sequence:
AGCAGGTTTAGAGTTGGAAATTCTAAAATGGGATCTCTCCTTCAAGAGCCAGGATTTCACATCATATACGCAAGTGGGTTTCTGAAATAGATCATCGAGTGATgaaatatggaagaaaaaagCTAGGCAAATGAGAAGGATACGAACAGATAATATAGCTACAAACTCCCTTTTGGGCTCAGTTTCTGCCTGTCCATTTATAGGCCAAGAGACAATAGAATCTAGAGAAGCAAAGATTTCATTAGCTTATGGGGACccattatataaaaaaaaaattaattctcTTTCTACACGAAAATTCAATACCAATCTAAGCAAAATATTAGATGCATTTGAGAAACCTTCGCCTCAAAAAAATCATGTATCATCCTGTAAAGAATGTTATTCAATGCTTTGTTTCTTGCTAATGAACGTTGATATCAAAACGCCTAAATCTTGCTCTGGTTGTACTCTGAGATATGTAACGGAAGCAAGATATATACAAGATAAAACTACATAAACTTTGGACCAATATGAATACAAAGTAAGGTAAGCAAATATGGCTGTCAAGGAAACAACCAGTATGAAGTTCATTGTGCACTGGAAGGCAGaaagtttttcttcttctcttgaCTCGGGGAAATAGCCATTGGCAGTGAAATATGTGAGCAAGTGATCCTTGAGTTTGAATTTATCCATTAACCAAGCAGAAGCACCTTCATCTGACGCGGGGATGATCTCACCGACAGGGATCCTTTGAATATGAATGTGAACTTCAGAAGGACCGAGGCCGAAGACATTATCCAGAAAGGTAGGGCATCGATCCTTGTAGGCAATAGTCAGATCATACACTACAAAGATACAAGTTAATTAGGAATAAGGGAAGCAAAACCAGGACCAGAAGTTATGGCAAAATAAACACAATCAATTCAAATATTCTTTCATGCTAAGCATTTCATTATATCATCTAGATAAAAAGATGTCTTTCACTAAAGACGGGATTATCACACATAAGCTTGCTTAGCTTTCAGTCTATTGCTATATGGTGTAGCAACCATTGAGCAGCTACCATGTTCTCCACCAACACAAAGAAGAAAATCTCTTCCATATCGCATAAAAGCAATAAGAGCAAAGAGTTCGGAATTTGAAGAAACGAACCAGCATCAAGCGAACCTCGTAGGGTTTGTAAGCAAGCACAAAAACCTCTTGCTTTAGGAAGTAAAACGTGTTTCAGCACCGGAAGTCCAACTTCAGCAGCATATGCTTGACTCTTCTTGCATTTTGCCTCCCTACATGTAACTTTCGTGTGAGTTGACAATTTGTTAAATGCAGAAAGATCATCAAGAACAAAAGCTAAAATTTCAAAGCTCAAACTAGCTAATAGATCA
This genomic window contains:
- the LOC103487944 gene encoding probable 1-acyl-sn-glycerol-3-phosphate acyltransferase 4 — encoded protein: MDVSTPLQSDNTQKHKSLSPSRLMRGVICLAVFLSTAFMFLVYFAPVVTLSLRLFSLHYSRKATSIVFGCWLALWPFLFEVINGTKVVFYGDDIPANERVLLIANHRTEVDWMYLWDLALRKGSLGCIKYILKSSLMKLPLFGWGFHILEFIPVERKWEIDEPVMCQRLSTFKNPRDPLWLAVFPEGTDFTEAKCKKSQAYAAEVGLPVLKHVLLPKARGFCACLQTLRGSLDAVYDLTIAYKDRCPTFLDNVFGLGPSEVHIHIQRIPVGEIIPASDEGASAWLMDKFKLKDHLLTYFTANGYFPESREEEKLSAFQCTMNFILVVSLTAIFAYLTLYSYWSKVYVVLSCIYLASVTYLRVQPEQDLGVLISTFISKKQSIE